TAAGATTCTTAGATAGATTACAACCAATTCAAAGTGATGATTTCTATAAAATTTTTAAAGAAGCAAAAGGTAAATCTGTTAACATAAGATTATTAGATCCACCACTTCATGAATTTTTACCTAAGGATGAAAAAACTGTAAAAGTTATTGCCGAGGAAATAGGGGTAAGTGTTAGTCAATTAGAAGCTAAAATTGCTAGTATTGCTGAGTTTAATCCAATGATGGGGCACCGTGGTTGTCGTCTAGGAATAACTTATCCAGAGATATATCTAATGCAAGCTAAAGCGATTAGTTCAGCAGCAATTAGAGCTCGAAAAGAAAGAATTGAAGTTAATGTAGAAATTATGATTCCGTTAGTAGGTTTAGAAAAAGAACTTGCAGTTCTACGTGAACAAATAGTTGAACTAGTAGAAAAAGAAATACAGTTATACAATGCAGACTTTAATTATAAAGTAGGAACTATGATTGAAATTCCTCGAGCTTGTGTAGTAGCTGACAAGATTGCTGAACATGCAGATTTCTTCAGTTTCGGAACAAATGACTTAACACAATTAACATTTGGTTATTCAAGAGATGACGCTGAGAAATTTATCGATATTTATAAGAAAAAAAATATCTTAGAGTCAGATCCATTTGTTCATTTAGATGAGAGTGGAGTGCTAGAGTTAATGAAGATTGCTGTCAATAAAGCAAAAGTTGTAAAACCTAATATTAAACTAGGAATTTGTGGTGAACATGGAGGAGATGAAAAATCAATTCTACTTTGTTCAAAAATTGGTCTAGGTTATGTTTCTTGTTCACCATACCGAGTTATTATTGCGAGAATTGCGGCAGCAAAAGCAGCTATTAGTGATATAGAAGTAGCGTTAACTAAGTAAAAATAGTATAAATAAATAAAGTTAACTAAGTAATTTAATTAACTAGATTTTTATAATAATAAAATTAATAGGATATAAGGGTGATTCTCAATGAATTACCCTTTTTTGAATTATATTTAGTAATATTAATTAGTAAAAAATTTAAATTAAGTATTAATTAACTAAACTATAATTAGAAAATCTTTGTAAATGTTACAAAATTATTAAATAATAATTAATATTACACAAAGTAAATTGATTTTTTTTTCATTATACATTAAAATTAATGTAGTATATTGTACCTTTTTATATCGAAAAAAGGATTCAAATCAAAATGAAAGTTAAATGAAAGTTTAAATATTAAAAAAGAGAGGATATACTATGGCAGAAAATAATAATAGTCGGTTATCGAGAAGAGATAGACACTCTCAGGAAAGAAAGAGTGTTATGCCAGGTGGATATATATCTAGAGGAAATAATAATCGAACAAATAATGGACAACAAAGAAGACCATTAACAAATGAAGAAATAATGAGAAGGAATGCACAGAACGCAGGCTCTTCCAATCAACAACAAAGAGCAGGTAATGCTAATCAAACACAAGGTGTACCACCTGTAAGACCAAGAAATGCTCAACAATCAGCAAGAACTGGTAGACCAGGAGGACCAAGACGTCCGTTAAGTACAAATAGAATTAGTAATCCAAATTCTAAAAAATCCAATAAAACTTTATGGATGAAAATATTGAGATATGGGCTATATGCAGCAAGTGTTGCTATTATATCATTATTCTTACTGTGTGTATTTTGGATTTATCAAGCACCTGCATTTGACTCTAAGATACTAGATAATAACTCAAGAACAATCGTCTATGATGTGAATAATAATGAAGTAGCAAAATTAGGAAACCAAATTGGTGAAAATTTAAATACATCAGATATCCCAACAAAAATGCAAGACGCAATCTTAGCGACAGAGGATAATCGATTCTTCGAACATGGAGCAGTTGACTTCAGACGTTTAATTGGAGCTGTATTTTCAAACCTTACGAGTGGTTTTGGATCTCAAGGTGCATCTACAATTTCTCAACAATTAATCAAGAGAACATTCTTAGACGATAATAAGAGTATGAAGCGTAAAGTTCAAGAAGCATATCTTGCATATAAACTTGAACAAAACTACGATAAAGAATCTATATTTACTATGTATGTAAATAGAATCTATTACTCAGATGGTGTATATGGATTAAAAACTGCTTCTAAGTACTACTTTGGAAAAGAATTAAATCAATTAACACTTCCACAGATGGCGCTTTTAGCGGGGTTACCTCAACACCCTAATACATATAATCCATATGATAATCCAGAAGCGGCTAAGGCTCGTCGTGACACTGTATTATATTTAATGCAATATCATGGAAAAATCTCAGAAGCTGAATCAACAGCAGCTCAAAAAACTAATGTATTAGATGGATTAATAGAGCGTGATGAAAGTGAACGTGTACTATTATCAAGTGAATTTGATTCGAAATATACTTCATATATGAATCAGATTGTAAATGAATTAAAAAATAGTAAAGAATTTAAAGACTACGAAGGTGACGTATTAAACTTAGGTCTTAAAATTTATACTAACTTTGATTCAAAAATCCAAGATACTTTAACAGAAAGTGTAAATGCCAACTATGCAGGAATAAAACAAGCAAGTAATGTGGCTATGGTTGTACTGAATAACGAAAATAGTGGAATAGCTGCTCTTTATGGAGGTAAAAAACAAACATTCCATGGATTTAATATTGCAACACAAGCTAAATTACAACCTGGTTCATCAATTAAACCAATACTAGCTTACGGACCTGCTGTAGAATATTTAAATTGGGGTTCTGATCATATTGTTAACGACTCAAAACTTCAAGGTTCACAAATTCAAAACTGGGATAGACAATTTCACGGTAATATTACTATAAATAATGCCTTGGTTTGGTCGTACAATATTCCAGCTATTAAAACATATCAAGAAGTTGGATTTGATAGAGTAAAACAATATGCAAATAATGTTGGTATGGATATTAAGGATAACTCTATTACTACTCCAATTGGAGGAAGTGGAGATGGATTCTCGCCATTACAAATGGCAGGAGCATATGTTCCGTTTAGTAATGGCGGATATTATGCAACACCAAAAGCTATCAAAAAAGTTTATGATAGTGAAGGTTCTGAAGTGAAAAGTTTCAGTAAAGATGATAGAAAACGTGTTATTAAAGAATCTACTGCTTATATTATGACTTCAATGTTAAGAAATGTAGTAAATGGTACTGCGTCTAATTCTCGTATAAGTGGAGCGGATATGGCAGTGAAAACTGGAACAACAACTTTCGGAGAAGGTGAGGCACAAAAATTTGGTTTTGATATAAATGATTCTGCTAAAGATTCTTGGACTATTGGATATACAAGCAACTATACGATGGCTGTATGGCAAGGGTTTGATGCAATTGATGGCCCAACGAAGTATCTATCTCAAGATGACACGCAGAAAACTCAAGCATTGTATCGAATAAATATGCAGAATATAGTGCGTATTCACCCACCGAAAGGATTTAAAGTTCCAGAAAACGTCGGATCTATAAATGGTGGAGTTAAAGTTATTTCTGATAGTGAACGTCGAGAAATTGAAGAACAAAATAAACGTAACCAAGAAGAAAAAGAAAAAAATAGAAATAACAATAATAATAACGATAATAACGGTAACGATGATAATAATCGTAACGGAAATAATTCTGAAGATAACAATAGTAATTTATCAAATCAAAATGGTCAACAGAATGGCAACAACGGTAATTCCCAATCACGAGGAGGTAACTCTAATGGAGTACAACCAGGTGTAAGAAATTCAGGAACTAATAACAATAACAACGCTAATAGAGGCAATAGATAATTAGTAATAAATCTACTGTACGGGAAATCTGTATGGTAGATTTATTTTTTATAATTTTAAAATACTACACAAATATTTATAAATGGTGTACAATATAGGAATGGAGCAGTTTATTTATTCTTTGTTAAACTGAAAAAATCATTCCATAAAACTTATATTATTATAAAGACGGATGTGAAGCTATGAAGAAAAAATTAGTTATAATTACAGGAATAAGTGGAGCAGGAAAAAATACAGCGTTAGAGGTCTTTGAAAATCAGGGGTATTTTTGTACAGATAATTTACCGGGACTTGTTGTAGAAGATTTTCTAAGAATTATTGAAGAAAAAGAAATAGATAAAACAGCTATAAGCATAGATATTAGAAGCAAGCTTTTGTTTGTTGATTTAAAAGAAGTATTAAAAAAAATACAACAAAATGAATATTTTGATGTTCGTATTATATTTTTAGATAGTGAAGACCAAGTATTAGTAAATAGATATAAAGAAACTAGAAAAAATCATCCTTTATCTAGTGAATTTAGTCTCCTTGAGGGTATTACTCAAGAAAGAAGAGATATGGATGCTATTAAAGGTATAGCGAATTATATTTATGATACTACAAATACAACAGTTAAAGATCTTAAAAAGAAAATTTTAGAAGATTTTGGTATTGAGAAAAAAGATAGTTATCATATTACAATTTCTAGTTTTGGATATAAGTATGGTATACCTATAGATGCGGATAACATTGTAGATGCAAGATTTTTAAGGAATCCATTTTATATAAATGAACTTAGGGAAAAAACTGGCCAAGATAGCGAAGTATTTGATTATGTTTTTGATGACGAAGTCACTAAAGAATTTTATGATAAATATTTAGAATTAATGACTTATATGATAGATAAGTATCAATATGAAGGAAGGGACAAGGTCGCAATTGCTGTTGGATGCACTGGTGGTAAACATCGTTCGGTGAGTATAGCGAGAAAATTGTATGAGGATATTTCAAAACTTGGTTATAGAGTTTATATAGAGCATCGCGACATTAATAAGGGTAGGTAGAAGAATGAGAACTAAAATTAGAGTAGTTACTATAGGTGGAGGAACAGGGTTATCTGTTCTTTTAAGAGGGTTGAAAAAATATCCTCTTGATATAACAGCGGTAGTAACGGTAGCTGACGATGGCGGTAGTTCAGGGAAGATAAGAAGTGATATGAATATTCCATCACCAGGAGATATTAGAAATGTTATTGCTGCATTATCTGATGTAGAGCCGTATCTAGAAAAAATGTTCCAATATCGATTTGATAGTGGTGAAGTTAAAGGTCATCCGGTAGGTAATTTAATGATTGCTGCAATGACAGATATCCATGGGGATTTTTCAACTGCAGTAAAAGTTATGAGTAGAATTTTAAATGTTCGTGGAACGGTATTACCGACAACCAATGATATAGCGACCTTAAACGCTGTACTTTCTACAGGTGAAATTATACGAGGAGAATCTTCAATTACTGAAGCTGGTGGAGAAATAGATCATGTGTATATTACACCTTCCAGGGTAAAACCTAATGAAGATGTATTAAGAGCTATTCAAGAGGCGGATTATATTATTATGGGGCCAGGTAGTTTGTATACTTCGATTATTCCAAATTTAGTAATTTCTCAGGTTTCTGATAAAATCAGAGAAAGTAAAGCTAAGAAAATATATGTTTGTAATGTCATGACCCAGCATGGAGAGACTGATAATTACACAGTTTCTGAACACATTACAGCTATCAATAAACATGTTGGAGAGAACATTTTTGATTTGGTTATTGCTAATTCTCGTGAGTTTGATGATAGTATTTTATCGAAATATCACAAAGAAAAACAAGAACCGGTCAAAATCGATCATGAAAAAATAGAAGAACTTGGAATTAAATTGATAAAAAATAATGACGTCGGAATCGTTGATAATAACACGATTAGACATAATGCAGAAAAAGTTTCTGAATTAATTTACGATTATATTATAGACGACAAGCCAACAATGATTTATAATAAAAGGTGAAAATAAAAAAAGGAGAACAAAAATGCACTTAAAATTTGATTATTCGAAAGCACTAAACTTTTTTAACGAACAAGAAGTAAAAAATATGGAAGGTTATGTGAAAGTGGCACATGATCAATTACACAATAAAACTGGAATAGGAAATGATTTCCTAGGATGGTTAGAATTACCAACTAACTATGATAAAGAAGAGTTTGCTAGAATTAAAGAAGCTAGTAAAAAAATTCAAAGCAATTCAGATGTACTAGTTGTTATCGGTATTGGAGGTTCATATCTTGGAGCTCGTGCAGCGATTGAAATGCTAAATGATAGCTTCTATAACTTCTATGAAGAAGGAAGAAAAACTCCGAAAATCTTTTTCGTTGGTCACACAATTTCATCAACTTATACTCAAGAATTAGTTAATTACTTAAAAACTACAGGAAAAGATTTCTCTGTAAATGTAATTTCTAAATCTGGAACAACTACAGAGCCTGCTATTGCATTCCGTATTTTCAAAGAATTACTTGAAGAAAAATATGGTAAAGAAGGAGCAAAAGAAAGAATCTTTGCTACTACTGACAGAGCTCGTGGAGCATTAAAATCATTAGCTGATGATGAAGGATATGAAACATTTGTAGTACCTGATGATGTAGGTGGACGTTTCACAGTTCTTACTGCTGTAGGATTACTTCCAATTGCTGTAAGTGGAGTTGATATTGATAAAATGATGGCTGGTGCTAAATTAGCTCAAGATGAACTATCAACACCAGATCTAAGCAAAAATATTGCTTACCAATATGCTGTAATGCGTAATATCTTACAACAAAAAGGTAAATTAATTGAGATTCTTGTATCTTATGAACCATCAATGGTTTACTTCAATGAGTGGTGGAAACAACTTTATGGTGAATCTGAAGGTAAAGATGGAAAAGCTTTATACCCTTCAAGTGTTTGCTTCTCAACAGATCTTCACTCTATGGGACAATATGTTCAAGAAGGACGTCGTGTTCTACTTGAAACTATCTTAAAAGTTAAATCTCCAAACAAAGATATCGAGCTTAAAGAAGCTGATAACAATCTTGATGGATTAAACTACTTAGCAGGAAAAACTATGGATTTCGTAAACACTAAAGCATTTGAAGGAACACTTCTTGCTCACACTGATGGAGGAGTACCTAACTTTGTAGTAGAACTTCCTGATATGAGTGAGTTCACATTCGGATATTTAGTATACTTCTTCGAAAAAGCTGTAGGTATTTCTGGATACATGCAAGGATTAAACCCATTCGACCAACCAGGAGTAGAAGCATATAAGAAAAATATGTTTGCGCTTCTTGGAAAACCAGGATTTGAAGAATTAAAAGCAGAATTAGAAGAAAGATTAAAATAATCTTAAATAAATTAAAAACTGATAGAGGAATAACTTTCCTTTATCAGTTTTTTATATTCAAATGGAAACTGCAAGTAAATTCTTATATTTTTCTTTTTCCTGTTTTAAGTGTAGCTTGCGACACCTCCATATCTTTTGTTATCTCAAAAGGATATTCCGGTTAGAAAATAAGCCTATAGTCTTATTTTCTTGCAGTAAAACACAAGCGTGTTTTACTTCAGCTACTACAAAACAGTAAGAAAAATATAGAATATAATTATTAAATATAATGATTCAATCTTAATTATTATTATTATTATTAATTTTACTCAAATATTTTGTAATGGTGAAAATGGAACTTAACAAAGTTCCATCGGTGAAATTAGGACTACAGGCCTAATTTCAAGGTGTAATATCCACTTTAATTGTCTAAACGACAATTAAAGTTAGATGAAACCGTCCGCCACCATATTAAAAATATTTGAAAAGTAAAATTAATAGCAAATAAAAAAACGACTCTATAAATTTGATTGTTATAAAATCGTAATTTATGAGTCGTGTTTATCTTTTTGCCATTGTTACAAATGTGAATTTGTCGGGTCTGTAGCTAAGTATTCCATATTGTAGTATGTTTCCATTTGATAAATAAGTAATACTTTCGACGACTGCGACCATATCATATTCACCAAGATCCATATGTTGTCTTTCTTCGTCTGTAGCGTGTCTAAAAGAAATTTCTCTACGAGAGTGGGTGATATTTAAACCTAATTCTTCTTCTAAGTATTTATAAATAGATGATTCCGCAATTTCTTTGTTAATAAATGGAACAAGATTTCTATCGAAGTAAGATACTTCATACTCTAATTTTTCTCCGTTTATCGTTCTACTACGACTAACTCTATAAAAATCATTATTCTCATCTGCACCAAAAATATCCATTATTTTCTTTTCGCCTTGAACAATATATAGAGATTCAAGTGTAGTTTTAATTTCATATTTACCGTCGATGTTTAATTCAGAAGAAGTTTTAATATTTCCTAAATAGTTATTTTTTATTCTTCCGTGTCCAAGAATTAAAGAGTTTTTACCTTTAATCTTTTGGATATAACCATTAATTTCTAATAAAGACAAAGCTTTTCTAATAGTATCTTTTGAATAGCCGTATTCTTTTACTAACTCATTTTCACTTGGTAATTCTGTATTACGCTTATAAAAACGAGTATCTATTTTTTCTTTAAGATCATTATAGACCTGTTTGTATTTACTCATATATGATTTACCTTTACTAATCTCCTTTTAAAAATTACCTACTTAATTATAAATGTAGTTGATAAGAATTGCAAGGGTTAAGTACACCTTATACACAGATTATAACATTTACGTATATGTCATAGAAAAAAATAAAAAGAATTACATAAATGTTATTGACAAAATGAAAGTGTTTTATTATAATAATTATTGTTAAGTTATAAAAACTTATTTTGTAAATACAAGTTAAAAGTATGACGGAGGGAATTAGGATGACAAAACGTTCAAGTGGTGTATTGATGCATATCACATCATTACCAGGTGAGTTTGGTATAGGAACATTCGGTAAAAGTGCTTATGATTTTGTTGACTTCTTAGAAGAAACAAAACAAACATATTGGCAAATTTTACCACTTACGACAACTAGTTATGGAGATTCACCATATCAAAGCTTTTCAGCAGTAGCAGGAAACTTAAATCTAATTGATTTTTCTTTATTAAAAGAAGAAGGATTATTAGAAGAAAGTGATTACTCAAATGTTAACTTTGGAAAAAATCCTGAAAAAATAGATTATGCTTTATTATTTGAAGTTAGAAGACCAATTTTAGAAAAAGCCGTTGCTAACACTGCAAAATATAGCAATGTATTAGCTGAAATAGAAAAATTTGAAAAAGATAACTCAAGTTGGTTAGCTGATTATGCTGAATATATGGCAATTAAAGAAAGTTTTGGATATCAAAGTTTTATTCACTGGGATGAAGATATTAAAAAAGGTGAAAAAGCCGCACGCGAAAAATATCGTACGGAGCTTCAAGATAGTATAAGATACTACACAGTTACACAATATTTCTTCTTTAAACAATGGTTAGCATTAAAAGAATATGCTAATGGTAAAGGTGTTAAAATCATTGGTGATATGCCAATCTATGTAAGTGCTGATAGTGTTGAAATGTGGACAATGCCAGAACTATTTAAAGTTGATGAGAACAATGAACCACTTTATGTAGCTGGATGTCCTGCAGATGACTTCAGTCCAACTGGACAACTTTGGGGTAATCCAATTTATGATTGGGCAAAACACAAAGAACAAGGTTTCTCATGGTGGATTTATCGAGTGCAAGAAAGTTTTAAAATCTATGATGTACTTCGTATAGATCACTTCAAAGGATTCTCTGATTTCTGGCAAATTGACAAAGATGCTGAAAATGCAGTAAATGGTACTTGGGAAGCTGGTCCTGGAATTGAATTATTCCAAAAAATCAAGGAGCAATTAGGAGACTTACCAATCATCGCAGAAAATCTAGGATTTATCGATGCGAAAGCAGAAAAATTATTAGATGATTCTGGATATCCTGGTATGAAGATTCTTCAATTTACTTTTCCAGGTGATGATAATCTAGATCGTCCACATCACTACACTCAAAATAGTGTTGCTTACACAGGAACACATGATAATGATGTAGTTAATGGATGGTATGAGAAATTGAGTGAGTCAGAACAAGAACTAGTTTCTGAATACTTAAATCGTCGTGATGATGAAACAATTACTGAAGCGATGATTAGAGGAATATACTCTTCAGTAAGTGATTATGCAATCGTAACAATGCAAGATTTATTAGATAAAGATGCAACAAGCAGAATGAATGTTCCATCAACAGTTGGAGGAAACTGGGAGTGGAGAATGCTTGCAGAAGATTTAACAGAAGAGAGAAAAGAATTTTTAAAAAATATTACAATAAGATATTCGAGAGAGAGGGCATAAAATGACATTCACTAAATATGTATTGGATAAAACAAATAAAGAACTTAGTACATTAGATAACAAAGAAATTTATAAACAATTATTAAACTATGTCAAAGATGAAGCTGACAAAAAAGCTTTAAATAGTGATAAGAAAAAAGTTTACTACATTTCAGCAGAGTTTTTAATTGGTAAACTATTATCGAACAATCTAATTAACTTAGGTATTTATGAAGAAATCGAAAAAGAATTAAAAGCAGCTAATAAACGTCTTAGTGATGTAGAAGAAGCTGAACTAGAACCTTCATTAGGTAACGGTGGTCTTGGACGTTTAGCATCTTGTTTCATCGATTCAATATCATCACTAGGAATTAATGGTGATGGAGTTGGACTAAATTACCACTGTGGTTTATTCAGACAAGTATTTGTTAAAAATGAACAACATGCTGAGCCAAACTTCTGGATTGAAGATTCTTC
This is a stretch of genomic DNA from Gemella haemolysans. It encodes these proteins:
- a CDS encoding transglycosylase domain-containing protein codes for the protein MAENNNSRLSRRDRHSQERKSVMPGGYISRGNNNRTNNGQQRRPLTNEEIMRRNAQNAGSSNQQQRAGNANQTQGVPPVRPRNAQQSARTGRPGGPRRPLSTNRISNPNSKKSNKTLWMKILRYGLYAASVAIISLFLLCVFWIYQAPAFDSKILDNNSRTIVYDVNNNEVAKLGNQIGENLNTSDIPTKMQDAILATEDNRFFEHGAVDFRRLIGAVFSNLTSGFGSQGASTISQQLIKRTFLDDNKSMKRKVQEAYLAYKLEQNYDKESIFTMYVNRIYYSDGVYGLKTASKYYFGKELNQLTLPQMALLAGLPQHPNTYNPYDNPEAAKARRDTVLYLMQYHGKISEAESTAAQKTNVLDGLIERDESERVLLSSEFDSKYTSYMNQIVNELKNSKEFKDYEGDVLNLGLKIYTNFDSKIQDTLTESVNANYAGIKQASNVAMVVLNNENSGIAALYGGKKQTFHGFNIATQAKLQPGSSIKPILAYGPAVEYLNWGSDHIVNDSKLQGSQIQNWDRQFHGNITINNALVWSYNIPAIKTYQEVGFDRVKQYANNVGMDIKDNSITTPIGGSGDGFSPLQMAGAYVPFSNGGYYATPKAIKKVYDSEGSEVKSFSKDDRKRVIKESTAYIMTSMLRNVVNGTASNSRISGADMAVKTGTTTFGEGEAQKFGFDINDSAKDSWTIGYTSNYTMAVWQGFDAIDGPTKYLSQDDTQKTQALYRINMQNIVRIHPPKGFKVPENVGSINGGVKVISDSERREIEEQNKRNQEEKEKNRNNNNNNDNNGNDDNNRNGNNSEDNNSNLSNQNGQQNGNNGNSQSRGGNSNGVQPGVRNSGTNNNNNANRGNR
- the rapZ gene encoding RNase adapter RapZ, which produces MKKKLVIITGISGAGKNTALEVFENQGYFCTDNLPGLVVEDFLRIIEEKEIDKTAISIDIRSKLLFVDLKEVLKKIQQNEYFDVRIIFLDSEDQVLVNRYKETRKNHPLSSEFSLLEGITQERRDMDAIKGIANYIYDTTNTTVKDLKKKILEDFGIEKKDSYHITISSFGYKYGIPIDADNIVDARFLRNPFYINELREKTGQDSEVFDYVFDDEVTKEFYDKYLELMTYMIDKYQYEGRDKVAIAVGCTGGKHRSVSIARKLYEDISKLGYRVYIEHRDINKGR
- a CDS encoding gluconeogenesis factor YvcK family protein, with product MRTKIRVVTIGGGTGLSVLLRGLKKYPLDITAVVTVADDGGSSGKIRSDMNIPSPGDIRNVIAALSDVEPYLEKMFQYRFDSGEVKGHPVGNLMIAAMTDIHGDFSTAVKVMSRILNVRGTVLPTTNDIATLNAVLSTGEIIRGESSITEAGGEIDHVYITPSRVKPNEDVLRAIQEADYIIMGPGSLYTSIIPNLVISQVSDKIRESKAKKIYVCNVMTQHGETDNYTVSEHITAINKHVGENIFDLVIANSREFDDSILSKYHKEKQEPVKIDHEKIEELGIKLIKNNDVGIVDNNTIRHNAEKVSELIYDYIIDDKPTMIYNKR
- a CDS encoding glucose-6-phosphate isomerase; amino-acid sequence: MHLKFDYSKALNFFNEQEVKNMEGYVKVAHDQLHNKTGIGNDFLGWLELPTNYDKEEFARIKEASKKIQSNSDVLVVIGIGGSYLGARAAIEMLNDSFYNFYEEGRKTPKIFFVGHTISSTYTQELVNYLKTTGKDFSVNVISKSGTTTEPAIAFRIFKELLEEKYGKEGAKERIFATTDRARGALKSLADDEGYETFVVPDDVGGRFTVLTAVGLLPIAVSGVDIDKMMAGAKLAQDELSTPDLSKNIAYQYAVMRNILQQKGKLIEILVSYEPSMVYFNEWWKQLYGESEGKDGKALYPSSVCFSTDLHSMGQYVQEGRRVLLETILKVKSPNKDIELKEADNNLDGLNYLAGKTMDFVNTKAFEGTLLAHTDGGVPNFVVELPDMSEFTFGYLVYFFEKAVGISGYMQGLNPFDQPGVEAYKKNMFALLGKPGFEELKAELEERLK
- a CDS encoding UTRA domain-containing protein; protein product: MSKYKQVYNDLKEKIDTRFYKRNTELPSENELVKEYGYSKDTIRKALSLLEINGYIQKIKGKNSLILGHGRIKNNYLGNIKTSSELNIDGKYEIKTTLESLYIVQGEKKIMDIFGADENNDFYRVSRSRTINGEKLEYEVSYFDRNLVPFINKEIAESSIYKYLEEELGLNITHSRREISFRHATDEERQHMDLGEYDMVAVVESITYLSNGNILQYGILSYRPDKFTFVTMAKR
- the malQ gene encoding 4-alpha-glucanotransferase translates to MTKRSSGVLMHITSLPGEFGIGTFGKSAYDFVDFLEETKQTYWQILPLTTTSYGDSPYQSFSAVAGNLNLIDFSLLKEEGLLEESDYSNVNFGKNPEKIDYALLFEVRRPILEKAVANTAKYSNVLAEIEKFEKDNSSWLADYAEYMAIKESFGYQSFIHWDEDIKKGEKAAREKYRTELQDSIRYYTVTQYFFFKQWLALKEYANGKGVKIIGDMPIYVSADSVEMWTMPELFKVDENNEPLYVAGCPADDFSPTGQLWGNPIYDWAKHKEQGFSWWIYRVQESFKIYDVLRIDHFKGFSDFWQIDKDAENAVNGTWEAGPGIELFQKIKEQLGDLPIIAENLGFIDAKAEKLLDDSGYPGMKILQFTFPGDDNLDRPHHYTQNSVAYTGTHDNDVVNGWYEKLSESEQELVSEYLNRRDDETITEAMIRGIYSSVSDYAIVTMQDLLDKDATSRMNVPSTVGGNWEWRMLAEDLTEERKEFLKNITIRYSRERA